One genomic region from Devosia neptuniae encodes:
- a CDS encoding type II toxin-antitoxin system RelE/ParE family toxin encodes MAKSFKGIQLQIVASGKAPKGFPTDVLQAARRKLFMITNAAALQDLLMPPGNKLEALKGNRSGQHSIRINDQWRVCFRWSNGAAEDIEITDYH; translated from the coding sequence TTGGCAAAGTCATTCAAGGGAATCCAGCTGCAGATCGTAGCGTCCGGCAAGGCGCCGAAGGGCTTCCCTACTGACGTTCTGCAGGCGGCTCGCCGAAAGCTTTTCATGATCACCAATGCTGCCGCTCTTCAGGACTTGCTGATGCCGCCCGGCAATAAACTGGAGGCCTTGAAAGGAAATCGTTCCGGCCAACATTCCATCCGCATCAACGACCAGTGGCGCGTTTGCTTCCGTTGGTCAAATGGCGCAGCTGAAGACATCGAAATCACCGACTACCACTAG
- a CDS encoding HigA family addiction module antitoxin — protein MSLTFDPPIHPGEILREEFLVPLNLSAGALAKRVSVPRTRIERIVKEETPITPDTALRLSRVLGTTAQFWMNMQSAYDLVRAEQAHSEDLNLIAPLDSLARAS, from the coding sequence ATGTCCTTGACCTTTGACCCGCCAATCCATCCTGGCGAGATTCTACGTGAAGAGTTTCTTGTGCCGCTTAATCTATCGGCCGGTGCTCTTGCCAAGCGTGTCAGCGTTCCCCGTACGCGGATTGAGCGCATCGTGAAGGAGGAAACGCCGATCACGCCCGACACGGCTCTACGTCTGTCGCGCGTGCTAGGGACGACCGCTCAATTCTGGATGAACATGCAGTCCGCATACGATCTGGTGCGAGCCGAACAGGCCCATTCGGAAGATCTCAATTTGATCGCACCACTAGACAGCCTCGCGAGGGCCAGCTGA
- a CDS encoding LysR family transcriptional regulator: MEFRQLSLFVALAEELHFGRTAARFNIAQPALTIHIQNLERDLGVQLLIRSTRRVQLTKAGAVFYERSRRILGDLENSRLVAQAIAGKDLKKLTIGTIYPATFGVLPAFLSKIGRRFPDVKIHVRTGTSETIIREIEAGNVNVGFIRPLENLGSLRCLGIGHERYVLAMASDSALARLPKLTIDDLRPQKIIAFARSNLSYTEDYFYQMFREQDLLDSIAYTCDDTLSLFSLIASGLGVGFVPEWMQELPNRDVVFRNVERVDFSVGLSIAWNKEDPTANRDEIIEMARSLR; the protein is encoded by the coding sequence ATGGAATTTCGTCAGCTTTCTCTGTTTGTTGCTCTTGCCGAAGAGCTCCATTTTGGCCGGACCGCCGCGCGTTTTAATATAGCTCAGCCGGCATTGACCATTCATATCCAGAACCTTGAGCGCGACCTTGGTGTTCAGTTGCTGATCCGCTCGACGCGGCGCGTTCAGTTGACCAAGGCGGGCGCCGTTTTTTATGAGCGAAGCCGGAGAATCTTGGGCGATCTCGAAAACTCGCGCTTAGTCGCCCAGGCCATTGCAGGGAAAGACCTAAAGAAGCTCACGATTGGCACCATTTATCCTGCCACCTTCGGAGTGCTGCCAGCTTTCTTGTCCAAGATCGGCCGTCGCTTTCCTGATGTAAAAATACATGTCCGGACTGGCACCAGTGAAACGATCATCCGTGAGATCGAAGCGGGCAATGTAAATGTTGGCTTCATCCGGCCATTGGAGAATCTGGGTTCACTGCGATGTTTAGGCATCGGCCATGAGCGGTATGTACTCGCGATGGCGTCGGACTCTGCGCTCGCGCGACTGCCGAAACTCACGATCGACGATCTACGACCACAAAAGATTATCGCGTTTGCGAGATCGAACCTCTCTTACACTGAGGATTATTTCTACCAGATGTTCCGGGAGCAGGATTTGCTCGATAGCATCGCTTACACTTGTGACGACACCCTGTCGCTTTTCTCGCTGATTGCGTCAGGCCTAGGGGTCGGTTTTGTACCCGAGTGGATGCAAGAGTTGCCCAACCGAGACGTCGTTTTCCGAAATGTGGAGCGGGTCGACTTTAGTGTCGGCCTGTCCATCGCCTGGAACAAGGAAGATCCAACGGCAAATCGAGACGAGATCATAGAGATGGCACGGTCCCTGAGGTAG
- the traF gene encoding conjugative transfer signal peptidase TraF: MLFSAGYWGGLRINLTPSYPIGLWRIEPLERTAAVGDLVFICPPDGAPFVLALERGHIRPGLCPGGMGPLIKTIMAVGEQQVDIAGSVTIDGTPLARSAVRGADAEGRALPDFAGGTVPPGWLYLHSDFAGSFDSRYFGFVPAAGLLGLARPMFTYGP, from the coding sequence ATGCTGTTCAGTGCTGGCTATTGGGGCGGCCTGCGGATCAATCTGACACCCAGCTATCCGATTGGCTTGTGGCGTATTGAACCACTCGAGCGGACCGCGGCTGTGGGCGACCTCGTGTTCATTTGCCCGCCCGACGGCGCGCCCTTTGTGCTGGCACTGGAGCGGGGCCATATCCGACCCGGGCTTTGCCCCGGCGGGATGGGACCCCTGATCAAGACCATCATGGCTGTCGGCGAGCAACAGGTCGACATTGCTGGATCGGTGACGATCGATGGCACGCCCCTGGCCCGTTCTGCCGTCCGGGGAGCCGACGCTGAGGGCAGGGCGCTACCCGACTTTGCCGGCGGCACCGTGCCGCCCGGATGGCTCTATCTGCATTCGGATTTTGCCGGCTCATTCGACTCCCGGTATTTTGGGTTCGTGCCGGCGGCTGGCCTGCTCGGGCTGGCACGACCAATGTTCACCTATGGCCCGTGA
- a CDS encoding conjugal transfer protein TraB, which yields MARDLMRGPAVIAAAAIVGVVAWSGNVLALPLAMVFPALWSFAPSRAAAGMVAAAYFLAASRGLPQGVMNFYGSDALPAIGLWAGASLGFVLVHALLWTSRPGWGRTLRYGVAAMAMSGPPFGIVGWAHPITAAGIVFPTWNWLGLGAAAIGLLVMTTRLWPIAILSLGGLWIWSAATWTQPLTPDGWVGVDTQFRGADGQYAGYLQQRDTIGLVKTAVSKGGEVVILPESAIGIWTPTVERLWREALQDTDTIVNAGAVVIDAAGYDNVMLSLTGEGADIVYRERMPVPVSMWQPWAVWTGETGSARAHFFANPVVEFGGRQIAPLICYEQLIIWPILQSMLFAPEIIIATGNGWWTENTTIVSIQQASTVAWAKLFNVPVVFAFNT from the coding sequence ATGGCCCGTGATCTCATGCGCGGGCCCGCTGTCATTGCCGCAGCGGCAATTGTTGGAGTGGTTGCATGGAGCGGTAATGTGCTGGCCTTGCCGCTTGCCATGGTTTTTCCGGCGCTGTGGTCGTTTGCGCCATCAAGGGCAGCCGCCGGCATGGTCGCCGCGGCATATTTTCTTGCGGCTTCGCGTGGTCTGCCGCAGGGCGTGATGAATTTTTATGGTTCCGATGCTCTGCCGGCCATTGGACTGTGGGCCGGTGCATCGCTCGGTTTCGTGCTGGTCCACGCATTGCTCTGGACCTCGCGTCCGGGCTGGGGCAGGACGCTTCGCTACGGTGTGGCAGCTATGGCCATGAGCGGGCCACCTTTTGGAATTGTCGGCTGGGCCCACCCGATCACGGCGGCCGGTATAGTGTTCCCGACGTGGAATTGGCTGGGACTCGGCGCTGCTGCGATCGGCCTACTCGTCATGACAACGAGGTTGTGGCCGATCGCGATCCTGAGTCTTGGAGGCCTCTGGATCTGGTCCGCCGCAACGTGGACACAGCCACTAACGCCTGACGGGTGGGTTGGAGTCGACACCCAGTTTCGCGGTGCAGATGGCCAATATGCCGGTTACCTACAACAGCGTGACACCATTGGCCTCGTGAAGACCGCAGTGAGCAAAGGAGGGGAGGTCGTCATCTTACCCGAAAGCGCGATCGGTATTTGGACACCTACGGTCGAGCGGCTCTGGCGCGAAGCCTTGCAGGACACGGACACAATCGTGAATGCAGGCGCGGTTGTCATTGATGCCGCTGGCTACGATAACGTGATGCTCAGTTTGACGGGGGAGGGGGCGGACATTGTCTATCGGGAAAGAATGCCCGTACCCGTGTCCATGTGGCAGCCTTGGGCGGTCTGGACCGGCGAGACGGGGAGTGCACGGGCGCATTTTTTCGCCAATCCGGTCGTTGAATTCGGCGGTCGCCAAATTGCGCCGCTGATTTGCTACGAGCAGCTCATCATATGGCCAATACTGCAGTCGATGCTGTTTGCGCCCGAGATCATCATTGCCACGGGCAATGGCTGGTGGACCGAGAACACCACCATCGTGTCGATCCAGCAGGCCAGCACGGTCGCCTGGGCCAAGTTGTTCAATGTGCCGGTCGTTTTCGCCTTCAACACCTGA